From Aedes albopictus strain Foshan chromosome 1, AalbF5, whole genome shotgun sequence, one genomic window encodes:
- the LOC109423542 gene encoding probable Rho GTPase-activating protein CG5521 isoform X2, which translates to MFTKKSNIDLKKSTAKIQDSKKDSTARLRHLKTILEHVDSEEAKNLFEANYSHVYYILYDTFVQAEANLRQRVHKTHREELDGSLWLLSKILTLLPELIARRWQVHSLGRILAKLLHYGNSVKLRREGVRYFLLWYQALGDNAPPFVDGMFTELVPGLTVPQKGRTGPLSSDSEYIATSDILNHPNMKGELGGSVFHDTGAHPVKSPEIQPLIPPSSSERTAAPDPRDGLEILLDCMVQSSGCLKWRDNNPQKHIRTLNFLLTKFREQYLPVFCPNFDYSTSIYEPKLDLPAMRNISKREEVMSSCIVVLVIWIAKYTHERHVSSKLDNLQIDEEVVGESASLLSNLRHMGYTQTQLVRDVLYSSRDTINFVHEIYRQAFLMSFTSKSQIEAMRIAISVYRDWMSTIPPPPFLLEPDTSEASLSGSSVDVQNPGARPTNQRLRTDSYLGAISKENVIIRAGLQNVLQVFVTNAVNVFMINTAHLNIHFQSKTNSDGFATPLDEQTDICKRVLNIYRTMVMKTRMEAKTWEQLLLVLLQVTSVILQNSPPNAKKNNLGGRLAQPIFQTLIVTWIRAHTNVVVNPGLWDKFLKVLSSLTHREELIVEWDKTMQTLTRVLARQVYNINLSDLPLDRLAEQKGKRKRGTPSNWTQNSSTSQSDKPDNIIAQCISNGKSSAEEAAGDESRVHGQGHSIRSIPGTPSLNRSYSEGSLAPFRKSRARRRIRNKHQAPNSQQHVAALPMNVEHSLNRMLSNASAGGLSISNENLDISRFSHCDESLVMGVPTLRRALSLDSIRPTANKHRGNVGNDTDSYRCGSRSPSPTASSGIESGSIKDSPMQIDVLTADSSSIDTQDENSNVSADRRSILAGGTARGWLPDVAAVMWRRMLGALGDVNKILNPKLHAQVFQYLVNMTESLIKIRMNQGISLDGQPIPVPLNLVPPVALVAPWCYGALTLDGQYSQGKLYAMQLLCTIVKSGACLGNNQFPLFYHALHQALSGEDRAMAYTALRYLGGPRFLSLLLPGHTLLLLDLVHAATIVLTSSETGSHAPRAQVAGLLGSLLCFPKTSLPGPVLQPSEPNIDLMECPDLQEHVLNIVLRCARREPTAKARSIAIASLGQWILQNLTNPSNQSNAQSSTTESSFKQRFPQHHSSSPHQSREDVAVNPRIREAFQVILQALQFKHRTIARLASETLKLCAEQGHRIERIDRLPQLIIDTLCLSLEIQNVPHPKDSDKTVLTSLLLTLGEFCMSFSVQTLQRPKAPESDEPLIQVVFKVLYKIAMGIHNGERIKLFTTDEDFDMTITVDDVREQSASMEASYQTSESVASCQSAIRLCAKTVAMHLITNLGHFPMGIGATRLSSLVDEQDDLTGGSTTTLQRENSVMSNRDSMDLGASQVLASPNLQLLMLSSELVASFIELPALKLPGGGATAGLITANRQVRLLLRDLNGKACWDASILYKEPSPAGEDTSRLMKDNSPTAEKHNSTFQLRGGSGSSRMFPGVAASIDPMTSTVGLPMAPLRHTLRHRPVHQLPVAKDLAPDLDQLDDLLQYIGYTSPECLDANGSPLNTAGPSPLGPPLEGQTISIILNQRAIETEYIARQNAAVGLLGESPAYSFGGSVGYTSFIDDNAPPAAIGSSGTLAAANRFNTSQTGSDRTSGSSNLDVKPFQFGRILFSQLGLAGWERRKRTHLLQRTDKLLRELRNLDNQKCRETHKMAVIYVANGQEDKNSILRNSCGSSTYEMFVSALGWEVELESHNGFLGGLPRQGCGQTAPYYATPFLEVIFHVSTRMPSDTPEAILNKTRHLGNDEVHIVWSEHNRDYRRDILPTEFCDVLIVIYPLKSGLFRVTVNKKPDVPWFGPLSDEVVVGGSCLASLVRASAINASRAKRTSLSLYQQYYEERNRSLDTVAMRHKENNTFEDFTARIFSPIPPQGTVTGGAMAMGGVVSGGSAPLAAALIDHHSRTSSKTWIHHPEMVATAREVTQQTVMASSGTSLDQPSPRPLRKLHHTFKPSTVAKQPPKLSAVTTVPTGGTGGIPTTLPHHHHHYPSSAATPPESPTLPGRTKFK; encoded by the exons TTCACAAAACCCACCGAGAGGAACTGGACGGTTCCCTGTGGTTGCTGAGCAAGATCCTGACCCTGCTACCGGAGTTGATCGCCCGCCGTTGGCAGGTCCACTCGTTGGGCCGGATCCTAGCCAAACTACTCCACTATGGAAACAGTGTCAAACTGCGTCGGGAAGGTGTCCGTTATTTCCTTCTGTGGTACCAAGCGCTCGGTGACAATGCTCCGCCCTTCGTTGACGGCATGTTCACCGAGCTGGTTCCGGGCCTTACCGTTCCGCAGAAAGGAAGAACGGGACCCCTCTCGTCCGATTCGGAGTACATCGCCACCTCGGACATCCTGAACCATCCGAACATGAAGGGCGAACTTGGCGGATCGGTATTCCACGACACCGGTGCGCATCCAGTAAAATCGCCGGAGATTCAGCCCTTAATCCCTCCCAGCTCCAGCGAACGAACCGCGGCTCCCGATCCGAGGGACGGCCTCGAAATCCTGCTGGACTGCATGGTCCAGTCCAGCGGTTGTCTCAAATGGCGGGACAACAACCCCCAGAAACACATCCGAACCCTGAACTTCCTGCTGACGAAGTTCCGAGAACAGTATCTTCCCGTATTCTGCCCCAACTTTGACTACTCCACCTCCATCTACGAACCCAAGCTGGACCTTCCGGCCATGCGTAACATCTCCAAGCGCGAAGAAGTGATGAGCTCCTGCATTGTAGTCCTGGTCATCTGGATCGCCAAGTACACCCACGAGCGACACGTCAGCTCCAAGCTGGACAACCTGCAAATCGACGAAGAAGTCGTCGGAGAAAGTGCGTCCCTCTTGTCCAATCTACGCCACATGGGTTACACCCAAACACAGCTGGTTCGCGACGTCCTTTACTCTAGCAGAGACACCATCAACTTCGTTCACGAAATCTACCGGCAAGCTTTCCTGATGTCGTTCACCTCCAAGAGTCAGATCGAAGCTATGCGAATCGCAATATCCGTCTACCGGGACTGGATGAGCACGATTCCTCCACCACCATTCCTGCTGGAACCGGACACCAGCGAAGCATCACTCTCCGGAAGTTCCGTAGACGTACAAAATCCGGGGGCAAGGCCAACCAACCAACGACTCCGAACGGACTCCTATCTAGGGGCAATCTCCAAAGAAAACGTCATCATTCGTGCCGGGCTCCAAAACGTCCTGCAGGTTTTCGTGACCAATGCGGTTAACGTATTCATGATCAACACAGCGCACCTGAACATACACTTCCAATCCAAGACCAACAGCGACGGTTTTGCAACACCCCTCGACGAACAGACGGACATCTGCAAACGGGTGCTAAACATCTACCGAACGATGGTCATGAAGACCCGGATGGAGGCTAAAACTTGGGAACAGCTCCTGCTCGTTCTGCTGCAGGTAACCTCGGTAATCTTGCAGAACTCCCCACCGAACGCCAAGAAGAACAATCTGGGTGGCCGCCTGGCACAACCCATCTTCCAAACCCTCATCGTGACCTGGATCCGTGCTCACACCAACGTCGTCGTCAATCCGGGCCTGTGGGACAAGTTCCTCAAGGTGTTGTCCTCGCTCACCCACCGCGAAGAACTGATCGTCGAGTGGGACAAAACCATGCAGACCTTGACTCGGGTTCTGGCCCGGCAAGTGTACAACATAAACCTCTCGGATTTGCCACTGGATCGCCTGGCCGAACAAAAGGGCAAACGAAAGCGTGGAACGCCTTCCAACTGGACTCAGAACTCCTCCACGAGTCAGAGCGACAAACCGGACAATATCATCGCTCAGTGCATCAGCAATGGAAAATCGTCCGCCGAAGAGGCCGCAGGGGATGAAAGTCGCGTTCACGGACAAGGTCACTCGATAAGGTCGATTCCTGGAACACCTTCACTAAACCGAAGCTACAGTGAAGGTAGTTTGGCCCCGTTCCGAAAGTCCCGAGCTCGACGGAGAATTCGGAATAAACACCAGGCACCGAATTCGCAACAGCACGTGGCTGCGCTGCCGATGAATGTCGAACACTCGTTGAACCGCATGCTATCGAACGCTTCAGCAGGTGGGCTGAGCATCAGCAATGAAAACCTGGACATCTCGAGGTTTTCACACTGCGACGAATCGCTGGTGATGGGTGTCCCGACACTGCGAAGAGCTCTGTCGTTGGACTCGATCCGGCCTACGGCGAACAAACATCGGGGAAACGTTGGAAACGATACGGACAGCTATCGGTGTGGATCACGAAGTCCGTCTCCGACTGCGTCTAGTGGAATTGAGAGCGGTTCAATCAAGGATTCGCCAATGCAGATCGACGTGCTGACGGCGGATAGTTCCAGTATCGATACCCAGGATGAGAATAGCAACGTGTCGGCGGATAGACGGTCTATTTTGGCAGGCGGGACGGCTCGAGGTTGGCTTCCGGATGTAGCAGCGGTAATGTGGCGAAGAATGCTGGGAGCTTTAGGGGACGTGAACAAGATACTGAATCCGAAGTTACACGCCCAGGTGTTCCAGTATCTCGTGAACATGACGGAGAGCTTGATTAAAATCCGGATGAATCAAGGCATATCTCTTGATGGTCAGCCGATTCCAGTTCCGTTGAATCTAGTTCCACCGGTCGCTTTGGTAGCTCCTTGGTGCTACGGAGCACTCACCTTGGACGGACAGTACAGTCAAGGCAAGCTGTACGCCATGCAGCTGTTATGCACAATCGTCAAGAGTGGAGCATGCTTGGGGAACAACCAGTTTCCATTGTTCTACCACGCTCTTCATCAGGCCCTGTCCGGAGAAGATCGTGCAATGGCCTACACTGCGCTGCGTTACCTTGGCGGGCCTAGATTCCTCAGTCTTCTCCTTCCCGGACACACACTGCTTCTCCTGGACCTAGTACACGCCGCGACCATTGTCCTCACCTCTTCCGAAACGGGATCCCATGCTCCCAGGGCACAAGTAGCTGGTCTCCTTGGTTCCCTTCTTTGCTTCCCGAAAACCTCCCTTCCAGGCCCGGTCCTCCAACCCTCCGAACCTAACATCGACCTGATGGAATGCCCAGATCTTCAAGAGCACGTACTAAACATTGTCCTCCGTTGCGCTCGTCGGGAACCTACGGCCAAAGCACGATCCATCGCCATCGCATCCCTAGGTCAGTGGATCCTTCAAAATCTCACAAATCCGTCCAATCAATCCAATGCTCAATCGTCCACGACCGAGTCCTCCTTCAAGCAACGGTTTCCTCAGCATCATTCCAGCTCGCCGCACCAATCCCGCGAAGACGTTGCCGTAAACCCACGGATACGTGAAGCCTTTCAGGTGATTCTCCAAGCGCTACAGTTCAAACACCGAACCATCGCTCGACTTGCGTCTGAAACGCTGAAGCTTTGCGCCGAACAAGGTCACCGAATCGAACGGATAGATCGTCTACCACAGCTCATAATTGACACCCTCTGCCTGTCCCTCGAAATCCAGAACGTCCCCCATCCCAAGGATTCGGACAAAACCGTACTGACGTCCCTACTGTTGACCCTCGGAGAATTCTGCATGTCGTTCTCCGTGCAAACCCTTCAGCGACCCAAAGCCCCCGAATCGGACGAACCATTGATCCAGGTGGTGTTCAAAGTTCTTTACAAGATCGCCATGGGTATTCATAACGGCGAGAGGATCAAGCTGTTCACCACGGACGAAGACTTCGATATGACGATCACCGTGGATGACGTGCGAGAGCAGAGTGCATCGATGGAAGCTTCTTACCAGACGTCGGAGTCCGTCGCCAGCTGTCAGTCGGCAATCCGGCTCTGTGCCAAAACCGTGGCAATGCATTTAATCACAAATCTGGGCCATTTCCCGATGGGAATCGGCGCAACGAGGTTGAGTTCGCTGGTTGACGAGCAGGACGACCTGACGGGTGGAAGCACGACAACATTGCAACGGGAGAACTCCGTGATGAGTAATAGAGATTCAATGGATTTGGGAGCGTCCCAGGTACTAGCTTCGCCGAACTTGCAGCTGTTGATGTTGAGTTCTGAATTGGTGGCTAGCTTCATTGAGTTGCCGGCGCTGAAGTTACCTGGAGGAGGGGCAACTGCTGGGTTGATTACGGCAAACAGGCAGGTGAGACTGTTGCTCCGCGATTTGAACGGTAAGGCCTGTTGGGACGCTTCGATCTTGTACAAAGAACCAAGTCCTGCCGGGGAAGACACCAGTAGGCTAATGAAAGACAACTCGCCAACTGCTGAAAAGCATAACTCTACATTCCAACTACGGGGCGGCAGTGGGTCTTCGCGGATGTTCCCGGGAGTTGCCGCTTCGATTGATCCTATGACTTCAACCGTGGGACTTCCAATGGCTCCCCTCCGACACACGCTTCGGCATCGACCCGTACATCAGCTACCTGTGGCCAAGGATTTGGCGCCGGATTTGGATCAACTGGATGACCTGCTTCAGTACATCGGCTACACTAGTCCTGAATGTCTGGACGCCAACGGTTCTCCCTTGAATACGGCTGGTCCGTCACCACTGGGACCTCCGCTGGAAGGCCAAACCATATCCATCATCCTGAACCAGCGGGCCATCGAAACGGAGTACATCGCCCGGCAGAATGCCGCCGTTGGCCTGCTTGGGGAATCTCCGGCGTACAGCTTTGGAGGTTCCGTGGGGTACACTTCGTTCATCGATGACAATGCTCCACCGGCTGCGATCGGTTCGAGCGGAACACTAGCGGCGGCAAACAGGTTCAACACTTCCCAGACCGGAAGTGATCGGACCAGCGGAAGTTCCAACCTCGACGTGAAACCATTCCAATTCGGACGGATCTTGTTCAGCCAACTTGGGCTTGCCGGTTGGGAACGACGCAAGCGGACTCATCTGCTGCAGCGGACGGACAAGCTGCTCCGAGAGCTGCGTAACTTGGACAACCAAAAGTGCCGCGAAACGCACAAAATGGCTGTGATCTATGTGGCCAACGGGCAAGAGGACAAGAACAGTATCCTtcggaattcctgcgggagtagCACGTATGAGATGTTCGTGTCCGCGCTGGGATGGGAAGTTGAGCTGGAATCTCACAACGGGTTCTTGGGAGGACTTCCGCGGCAGGGATGCGGCCAGACGGCTCCGTACTACGCGACGCCTTTCCTGGAGGTGATCTTCCACGTGTCGACGCGGATGCCCTCGGACACTCCGGAGGCGATTCTGAACAAGACCCGGCATCTGGGAAACGATGAGGTGCACATTGTGTGGAGCGAGCATAACCGGGACTACCGGAGAGATATCCTGCCGACGGAGTTCTGCGACGTACTGATCGTGATCTATCCGCTGAAGAGTGGCCTTTTCCGGGTGACGGTCAACAAGAAACCGGACGTTCCGTGGTTCGGACCGCTATCGGATGAGGTTGTGGTTGGAGGTTCCTGTTTGGCCAGTTTGGTGCGAGCGTCGGCGATCAACGCGAGTCGTGCCAAGAGGACTTCCCTGTCGCTGTACCAGCAGTA TTATGAGGAGAGGAATCGATCGCTGGATACGGTGGCAATGCGGCACAAAGAGAACAACACATTCGAAGACTTTACGGCGCGGATATTTAGTCCGATTCCACCGCAGGGAACGGTTACCGGAGGAGCGATGGCCATGGGCGGTGTCGTAAGCGGTGGGTCGGCCCCGCTGGCGGCGGCACTGATCGACCATCACAGCCGAACATCGTCGAAGA CCTGGATCCACCACCCGGAAATGGTAGCCACGGCCCGTGAGGTCACCCAGCAGACGGTCATGGCGTCGAGTGGAACCTCGCTGGATCAGCCCTCGCCTCGACCGCTCCGCAAACTGCACCACACGTTCAAACCAAGCACCGTAGCGAAACAACCCCCGAAACTGTCGGCCGTTACGACGGTACCCACGGGTGGAACGGGTGGCATTCCGACCACTCTGCCCCACCATCACCATCACTACCCGTCGAGTGCTGCCACCCCGCCGGAAAGCCCCACCCTGCCGGGTCGCACCAAGTTCAAATGA